TCGACCGAGGTGGCCTCGTCCCAGCCGCGCCCGCCGAGCGCGGTGTTGCCGGGCTGGAAGGTCCAGGGGATGAAGGCGGTGAAGCCTCCGGTCTCGTTCTGCAGGTCATAGATGCGCTGGAAGTGGTTGACGCGGTGCTCCAGGGTCTCGCCGCAGCCGAACATCATGGTCGCGGTGGTGCGCATGCCCAGCTTGTGGGCGGTGCGGTGCACCTTGAGCCAGTCCTCGGTCAGGCACTTCAGGCGCGCGATCTTGTAGCGCACCTCGTCGTCGAGGATCTCGGCGCCTCCGCCGGGGATGGAGTCGAGGCCGGCAGCACGCAGGCGCTTGATGGTGTCCTCGACCGAGAGGCCGTTCAGTTCGGCGAAGTGCAGGATCTCCGATGCCGAGAAGCAGTGCAGGTGCACCTGGGGGAAGCGCTGTTTGATGCCGCTGAGCATCCGCTCATACCAATCGAGCTTGAGGTCGGGATGCAGGCCGCCCTGCATCAGCACGCCGGTGCCGCCCAATTCGACGGTCTCGCGGACCTTGTCGTAGATCTGCTCGAACTCCAGGGTGTAGCCCTTGGCGCGGCCCGGGCCCTTGATGGGAGCGTAGAAGGCGCAGAAGGTGCAGTACTCGGTGCAGAAGTTGGTGTAGTTGATGTTGCGGTCGATGATGTAGGTGACCACGCCCTCGGGATGCAGCTTGCGACGCACCGCGTCCGCCTCCATTCCAATGCCGATGAGGTCGTCGGAGCGGAACATCTCCAGGGCTTGGGCTTTGGTGAGGGACATCCAGGCCCTATTCTACCAATCAGCGGGCACTGCGCGCCTTTTCACCGACGAACTCCAGCGGCGGCGCGGCGGCGATGGCGCCGCACTCCACGGCGGACTTGAAGAAGAGCTCCATGCCGGAGAGGTTCTCGGCATCGAGGGAGAAATCGATGTTCTCGGTCAGGTAGGCGCGTACCTGTTCCTCGCTTAGGCCGACGCGCGGCGCCCATTCCCGCGCCAGGGCATCGACATTCTGCAACCCGTGGTCGCGGGAAGTTTGGAAGATCTTGACCAGGTCGAGCGGGCTGCTTT
The genomic region above belongs to Terriglobales bacterium and contains:
- the mqnC gene encoding cyclic dehypoxanthinyl futalosine synthase, with protein sequence MSLTKAQALEMFRSDDLIGIGMEADAVRRKLHPEGVVTYIIDRNINYTNFCTEYCTFCAFYAPIKGPGRAKGYTLEFEQIYDKVRETVELGGTGVLMQGGLHPDLKLDWYERMLSGIKQRFPQVHLHCFSASEILHFAELNGLSVEDTIKRLRAAGLDSIPGGGAEILDDEVRYKIARLKCLTEDWLKVHRTAHKLGMRTTATMMFGCGETLEHRVNHFQRIYDLQNETGGFTAFIPWTFQPGNTALGGRGWDEATSVEYLKTLAISRIFLDNFENVQASWVTQGLKVLQLGLRFGGNDVGSVMLEENVVKAAGTSNCTTEEELRRIIRDAGFRPAQRDTLYTKLFLN